A genomic region of Mycolicibacterium poriferae contains the following coding sequences:
- a CDS encoding TetR/AcrR family transcriptional regulator produces MQRVTAAVTPKGERRRCALVSAAADLLCEGGFDAVRHRAVARRAGLPLASTTYYFSSLDDLIAKAVEYVGTQETQQLHDKVAMLSRRRRSAESIADIVVDLLVGDSPERVSEYLISRYERLIACARQPGLRNVQRHILKQRTEAVVEIIERSGRCVRPELVSALVCAVDGAVVAALVGDGVSPRETARATLIGVIDVLAPIVSFAK; encoded by the coding sequence ATGCAAAGAGTGACGGCTGCGGTCACTCCCAAGGGAGAACGACGGCGGTGTGCGCTGGTCAGCGCCGCTGCCGATCTTCTCTGCGAGGGTGGTTTCGACGCGGTACGCCACCGAGCCGTCGCGCGCCGGGCCGGGCTCCCGCTGGCGTCGACGACGTACTACTTCTCGTCGTTGGACGATCTCATCGCCAAGGCAGTCGAATACGTCGGAACGCAGGAAACGCAACAGCTTCACGACAAGGTCGCCATGCTGTCCCGGCGCCGGCGCAGTGCGGAGTCGATCGCCGACATTGTCGTCGACCTTCTGGTCGGCGACAGCCCCGAACGGGTCAGCGAATATCTGATCTCGCGCTACGAGCGGTTGATCGCCTGTGCCCGGCAGCCGGGTTTGCGCAATGTGCAGCGTCATATCCTCAAGCAGCGCACCGAGGCCGTCGTCGAGATCATCGAACGATCCGGCAGATGTGTGCGCCCCGAGTTGGTGAGCGCGCTCGTCTGCGCGGTCGACGGAGCAGTGGTCGCCGCGCTCGTCGGTGACGGAGTGAGTCCGCGCGAGACGGCCAGGGCGACGTTGATCGGCGTGATCGACGTGCTGGCACCGATCGTCTCGTTTGCGAAGTGA
- a CDS encoding alpha/beta hydrolase yields the protein MMARMSAINRRAALRLGLRTGLAALGACTAGSALASTPAAAVPPAPLAPPHPTYESGSFTSVARGGAVTNWIVARPPGQTEPLRPVILLHGKDSNAQTVMSMGAERFLADAVAAGVAPFALAAVDGGNGYWHRRASGDDSGAMVLDEFVPLLADHGLDTSRVAFLGWSMGGYGAMLLGSRLGAARTAAICAVSPALWTSAGAAAPGAFDGPDDYAANSVWGQASLDGIPLRIDCGDDDPFSAATRQFIAQLPNPPAGGFSPGGHNAAYWSSQLSSELVWAAPLLTA from the coding sequence ATGATGGCGCGCATGTCTGCCATCAACCGCCGCGCGGCACTGCGACTGGGGTTACGCACCGGACTCGCGGCGCTGGGCGCATGCACCGCGGGCTCCGCTCTGGCGAGCACCCCCGCCGCAGCCGTACCGCCAGCACCTCTGGCACCACCGCACCCGACGTACGAGTCCGGGTCGTTCACATCGGTGGCCCGCGGCGGCGCGGTGACCAACTGGATCGTCGCGCGCCCGCCAGGGCAGACCGAGCCGCTGCGTCCAGTGATCCTCCTGCACGGCAAGGACTCCAATGCGCAGACGGTGATGTCGATGGGGGCCGAACGGTTCCTGGCCGACGCGGTGGCTGCCGGGGTGGCTCCGTTCGCGCTGGCCGCCGTCGACGGGGGGAACGGCTACTGGCACCGGCGGGCCTCCGGAGACGACTCGGGGGCGATGGTGCTCGACGAGTTCGTCCCGCTGCTCGCCGACCACGGTCTGGACACGTCGCGGGTGGCCTTCCTCGGTTGGTCCATGGGCGGCTACGGCGCGATGCTGCTGGGTTCTCGGCTCGGCGCGGCGCGCACCGCAGCGATCTGCGCGGTGAGCCCGGCGCTGTGGACGAGTGCCGGTGCCGCCGCGCCGGGGGCGTTCGACGGGCCCGACGACTATGCCGCCAACAGCGTGTGGGGGCAGGCGTCGCTCGACGGCATTCCGTTGCGCATCGACTGCGGTGACGACGACCCGTTTTCCGCGGCGACCCGGCAGTTCATCGCCCAGCTGCCGAATCCGCCGGCGGGCGGCTTCTCGCCCGGTGGCCACAACGCCGCGTACTGGTCGTCGCAACTCAGCTCGGAGTTGGTCTGGGCGGCGCCGTTGCTGACGGCCTAG
- the purD gene encoding phosphoribosylamine--glycine ligase yields the protein MHVLVVGSGAREHALLLALRRDPEVDTVSVAPGNAGTAAVADQYEVDVTSGEDVAALATRIGADLVVVGPEVPLVLGVADTVRAAGIACFGPTKEAARIEGSKAFAKDVMAAAGVRTATSEIVDNPAHLDAALDRFGPPGGFAAWVVKDDGLAAGKGVVVTADRDAARAHAASLLEAGHPVLLESFLDGPEVSLFCVVDGDVVVPLLPAQDFKRVGDGDSGPNTGGMGAYTPLPWLPAEVTAGIVDEIVKPVAAELVSRGCPFSGLLYAGLAVTSQGPAVVEFNCRFGDPETQAVLALLESPLGQLLRAAATGELSGQPPLQWRDGAAVAVVLAAENYPGRPRVGDVIQGADGDGVLHAGTARRDDGAVVSSGGRVLSVVGVGDDLAAARDAAYARIGSIRLPGSHFRSDIGLAAQEGRISV from the coding sequence GTGCACGTCCTGGTAGTCGGATCCGGAGCCCGTGAACACGCGCTGCTGCTTGCGCTGCGCCGAGACCCGGAGGTCGACACGGTGTCGGTCGCGCCCGGCAATGCCGGGACCGCGGCCGTAGCCGACCAGTACGAGGTCGACGTGACGTCCGGCGAGGACGTCGCCGCGCTGGCCACCCGGATCGGGGCCGATCTGGTCGTCGTCGGGCCAGAGGTTCCGTTGGTGCTCGGGGTGGCCGACACGGTGCGCGCGGCCGGGATCGCCTGCTTCGGCCCGACCAAGGAGGCCGCTCGCATCGAGGGGTCGAAAGCGTTCGCCAAGGACGTCATGGCCGCTGCCGGCGTGCGGACGGCGACCAGCGAGATCGTCGACAACCCCGCCCACCTCGACGCCGCGCTGGATCGCTTCGGCCCCCCAGGCGGGTTCGCCGCCTGGGTGGTCAAGGACGACGGTCTGGCCGCCGGCAAGGGGGTGGTCGTCACCGCTGACCGCGACGCCGCCCGCGCACACGCCGCGAGCCTGCTCGAGGCCGGTCATCCCGTGCTGCTCGAGTCCTTTCTCGACGGCCCCGAGGTGTCGCTGTTCTGCGTCGTGGACGGCGACGTCGTCGTCCCGTTGCTGCCCGCCCAGGACTTCAAACGGGTCGGTGACGGGGACAGCGGACCCAACACCGGCGGCATGGGCGCCTACACCCCGTTGCCGTGGCTGCCCGCCGAGGTGACGGCAGGCATCGTCGACGAGATCGTCAAACCCGTTGCCGCGGAACTGGTCAGCCGCGGCTGCCCGTTCTCGGGCCTGCTCTATGCCGGGCTGGCCGTCACCTCGCAGGGACCCGCGGTGGTCGAATTCAATTGCCGCTTCGGCGATCCGGAGACTCAGGCGGTCCTGGCTCTGCTCGAGTCCCCGCTCGGTCAACTGCTGCGTGCCGCCGCCACCGGTGAACTGTCCGGCCAACCGCCCCTGCAGTGGCGGGACGGCGCGGCGGTCGCGGTGGTGCTGGCCGCCGAGAACTACCCCGGCCGGCCGCGCGTGGGTGACGTCATCCAGGGCGCGGACGGCGACGGCGTTCTGCATGCGGGTACCGCCCGTCGCGACGACGGCGCCGTGGTGTCCTCCGGCGGCCGAGTGCTCTCGGTGGTCGGCGTCGGTGACGACCTGGCCGCGGCGCGCGATGCCGCATACGCCCGGATCGGCTCGATCCGCCTGCCCGGCAGCCACTTCCGCAGCGACATCGGCCTGGCCGCGCAGGAGGGCCGGATCTCGGTCTAG
- a CDS encoding cytochrome P450, whose translation MTTAASCPFLPRGYDFTDPDVLVEGIPVEEFAQLRKTAPVWWNEQTDTIFDDGGYWVITRHADIKDISRNSGQWSTNRKGAVMRLPDGVTAEQLDLTKALLINHDAPEHTRLRKIVSRLFTPRAVAALEEKLAVASREIVAAAAAKSSGDFVADVAMNLPLQAIADLIGVPEADRERLFHWTNSIMNTDDPDFDSDPTTANAELMGYAYTMAEERRRCPADDIVTRLVQADIDGEAMEDVEFAFFVILLAVAGNETTRNAMTHGMNAFFDNPDQWELFKRERPDSAIDEIIRWATPVHCFQRTALEDVELGGVTIREGQRAGLFYSSANFDEDVFDRPFAFDIMRNPNPHLAFGGNGAHYCIGANLARMEIKLIFDELADQVPDIAKLAEPKRLRSGWINGVKELEVSYR comes from the coding sequence ATGACCACCGCTGCGAGCTGCCCTTTTCTGCCCCGAGGCTATGACTTCACCGACCCCGACGTCCTCGTCGAAGGCATTCCCGTCGAGGAGTTCGCGCAGCTGCGCAAGACCGCGCCGGTCTGGTGGAACGAGCAGACCGACACGATCTTCGACGACGGCGGTTACTGGGTGATCACCCGTCACGCCGACATCAAAGACATCTCCCGCAACAGCGGACAGTGGTCGACCAACCGCAAGGGTGCGGTGATGCGGCTGCCCGACGGGGTCACCGCAGAACAGCTGGATCTGACCAAGGCGCTGCTGATCAACCACGACGCACCCGAACACACCCGGCTACGCAAGATCGTGTCGCGGCTGTTCACCCCGCGCGCCGTCGCCGCGCTCGAGGAGAAGCTGGCCGTCGCGTCCCGGGAGATCGTCGCCGCCGCGGCCGCCAAGAGCTCCGGCGACTTCGTCGCCGACGTCGCGATGAACCTGCCGCTCCAGGCCATCGCGGATCTGATCGGGGTACCGGAGGCGGACCGCGAGCGGCTCTTCCATTGGACGAACAGCATCATGAACACCGACGACCCGGACTTCGACTCCGACCCGACCACCGCCAACGCAGAACTGATGGGCTATGCGTACACGATGGCTGAGGAACGGCGCCGCTGTCCTGCCGACGACATCGTGACGCGGCTGGTCCAGGCCGACATCGATGGCGAGGCGATGGAGGACGTGGAGTTCGCGTTCTTCGTGATCCTTTTGGCGGTGGCCGGCAACGAGACCACCCGCAACGCGATGACCCACGGCATGAACGCGTTCTTCGACAATCCGGACCAGTGGGAGTTGTTCAAGCGGGAACGCCCTGACAGCGCGATCGACGAGATCATCCGGTGGGCCACTCCGGTGCACTGCTTCCAGCGCACTGCCCTGGAGGACGTCGAACTGGGCGGGGTGACGATCCGGGAGGGCCAGCGGGCGGGGTTGTTCTACAGCTCGGCGAACTTCGACGAGGACGTTTTCGACCGGCCTTTCGCGTTCGACATCATGCGTAATCCCAACCCGCACCTGGCCTTCGGCGGCAACGGAGCCCACTACTGCATCGGGGCGAACCTGGCCCGCATGGAGATCAAGCTGATCTTCGACGAGCTCGCCGATCAGGTTCCCGACATCGCCAAACTGGCGGAGCCGAAGCGGCTGCGCTCAGGGTGGATCAACGGCGTCAAGGAACTCGAGGTCTCCTACCGCTAG
- a CDS encoding TetR/AcrR family transcriptional regulator: protein MRTHGWSGAKPASDDEAIARILDAAGKTIELHGADFSISDVARTVGVTRQTVYRYFASTEALLVAAAVHAVDGFLDRLTEHVAGITSPPEAVTEAVATALEWLPREKYIGMLMVPGGSQHAESVTSDVALRFARDMVQRLDVDWAAAGYDNADIDELSEHLLRIIQSFVIDPGRPPRRGDDLRAYLHRWVGRALPPC from the coding sequence GTGCGCACCCACGGTTGGTCCGGAGCCAAGCCGGCCTCGGATGACGAGGCCATCGCGCGCATCCTCGACGCGGCCGGCAAGACGATCGAACTCCATGGCGCGGACTTCAGCATCAGCGACGTGGCCCGCACCGTCGGGGTGACCCGCCAGACCGTTTATCGCTATTTCGCCAGTACCGAGGCACTTCTGGTCGCCGCGGCGGTGCATGCGGTCGACGGATTCCTGGACCGGTTGACCGAGCACGTCGCAGGGATCACCAGCCCACCCGAGGCGGTCACCGAAGCCGTGGCCACCGCACTGGAGTGGCTGCCGCGGGAGAAGTACATCGGAATGCTCATGGTGCCCGGCGGCTCCCAGCACGCCGAATCGGTCACCTCCGATGTCGCGCTGCGCTTCGCCCGCGACATGGTGCAGCGCCTCGACGTCGACTGGGCCGCAGCGGGTTACGACAATGCCGATATCGACGAGCTGTCGGAGCACCTGCTGCGCATCATCCAGTCATTCGTCATCGACCCGGGCCGACCCCCGCGCCGGGGTGACGATCTTCGCGCATACCTGCACCGGTGGGTCGGCAGGGCGCTGCCGCCCTGCTGA
- a CDS encoding DUF6973 domain-containing protein, whose amino-acid sequence MGAMEAFLATWSHARATFGEGTPETGATFDSSTDLHRLESVARTAAAAQHWSGGAATAYDAKNSEHADTLAKMADLDRRIGAEVDRSAAVIARGREELDAVRQWVLAAASSVPKSAAREQMIIPIVGKGSADMSEIITRSNGELAAVGGRIGALGDEYAALSGGGIAPKEGNPPPVDPLEEILREYQVSEDPDGALDWEPSGPLGWFTDPKHVTAGAARILDEMSPFELRDLQQITEAAAVEAKVRFPPQNGANDTADNHTDAFRHAYWNALMTQRFGEQWTRDFTTAHERLPNNPATAEAMDLYNNQIGRQIAVNNPDASPEQLADLVEQAVNNGDTVVVAPSGDELAWSNTIPLGDAGTTTPATVPGRAPVPTGTGPGGQYDPGGPGGFSTGGY is encoded by the coding sequence ATGGGCGCGATGGAGGCCTTCCTGGCTACGTGGTCACACGCGCGAGCCACGTTCGGCGAGGGCACGCCCGAGACCGGCGCGACCTTCGACAGCAGTACCGATCTACACCGACTCGAGTCCGTAGCCCGCACAGCCGCGGCGGCGCAGCATTGGAGTGGTGGAGCGGCCACCGCCTATGACGCGAAGAACTCCGAACACGCTGACACGCTCGCGAAGATGGCCGACCTGGACCGACGTATCGGAGCCGAGGTGGACCGTTCCGCCGCGGTGATCGCCCGCGGACGCGAGGAGCTCGACGCCGTGCGGCAGTGGGTTTTGGCCGCCGCCTCGTCGGTGCCGAAAAGTGCCGCGCGTGAGCAGATGATCATTCCCATCGTCGGCAAGGGCTCCGCCGACATGTCGGAAATCATCACCCGCTCCAACGGCGAACTTGCCGCGGTCGGCGGGCGCATCGGCGCGCTCGGCGACGAATACGCCGCTCTGAGCGGCGGCGGTATCGCGCCCAAGGAAGGCAATCCGCCTCCCGTCGACCCGCTCGAGGAGATCCTCCGGGAATACCAGGTCTCCGAAGACCCCGACGGGGCACTCGACTGGGAGCCATCCGGGCCGCTGGGCTGGTTCACCGACCCCAAACATGTGACCGCGGGCGCAGCGCGGATCCTCGACGAGATGTCGCCCTTCGAGCTGAGGGACCTGCAACAGATCACCGAAGCTGCTGCGGTTGAGGCAAAGGTCCGCTTCCCGCCGCAAAACGGCGCGAACGATACCGCCGACAACCACACCGACGCCTTTCGTCACGCCTACTGGAACGCGCTGATGACGCAGAGGTTCGGTGAGCAGTGGACGCGTGACTTCACGACCGCGCACGAACGGCTACCCAACAATCCCGCCACCGCGGAGGCGATGGATCTGTACAACAACCAAATCGGGCGCCAGATCGCGGTGAACAATCCTGACGCGTCACCGGAGCAGCTGGCTGACCTGGTCGAGCAGGCCGTGAACAACGGCGACACGGTGGTTGTCGCACCCAGTGGCGACGAACTCGCCTGGAGCAACACGATTCCACTCGGCGACGCCGGCACGACGACGCCGGCCACAGTGCCCGGACGGGCCCCGGTCCCGACGGGCACCGGGCCGGGCGGCCAGTACGACCCTGGTGGGCCCGGAGGGTTTTCGACGGGAGGATATTGA
- a CDS encoding carboxymuconolactone decarboxylase family protein produces MDETRRRGLEKMNEVYGWEMPNVEGDPYFDLTVDHLFANIWTRPGLSMREKRMMTLTVVTAVGNADLAEIQANAALANGELTVEELKEMAVFLTHYLGFPLGSKLDGVVSKVAKQRKKAAEKGQAEDKRANVNAAVNMHSGGSLDDE; encoded by the coding sequence ATGGACGAGACGCGCCGCAGAGGCTTGGAGAAGATGAACGAGGTCTACGGCTGGGAGATGCCCAACGTCGAGGGCGATCCATACTTCGACCTCACCGTCGACCACCTCTTCGCCAACATCTGGACCAGGCCGGGCCTGTCGATGCGGGAGAAGCGGATGATGACGCTGACCGTGGTGACCGCGGTCGGCAATGCCGATCTGGCCGAGATCCAGGCCAATGCCGCTCTGGCCAACGGGGAGCTCACGGTCGAGGAACTCAAGGAGATGGCGGTCTTCCTGACCCACTACCTGGGTTTTCCGCTCGGATCGAAGCTCGACGGTGTCGTCTCCAAGGTGGCCAAGCAGCGCAAGAAGGCGGCCGAGAAGGGGCAGGCCGAGGACAAGCGGGCGAACGTCAACGCCGCGGTGAACATGCATTCGGGAGGCAGTCTCGATGATGAGTAG
- a CDS encoding NAD(P)-dependent oxidoreductase has product MSEPKLGYIGLGNQGAPMAKRLADWPGGLVVFDVRTEAMTPLAELGATLADSVADVAEADVISVTVLNDDQVREVVGELGEHAKAGTVIAIHSTIEPGTAGELADQLRSRSIHVVDAPVSGGAGAADKGELAVMVGADDEAYDIVKPVFKKWASMVVRAGEPGAGTRMKLARNMLTFVGFAAACEAQRLAEAAGIDLQKLGRVVRHSDAQSGGPGAIMARDDTAPLPADHFLYDMFVHTRGLGEKDLRLALRLGEANGVQLPLAEIALRDLAAGLGVPHTTSTVKE; this is encoded by the coding sequence ATGAGCGAGCCGAAGCTGGGGTACATCGGTCTGGGCAACCAGGGCGCGCCGATGGCCAAGCGGCTGGCCGACTGGCCCGGCGGCCTCGTCGTGTTCGACGTACGGACCGAGGCGATGACCCCGCTGGCCGAGCTGGGTGCCACGCTCGCCGACAGCGTCGCCGACGTCGCCGAGGCCGACGTGATCAGCGTGACGGTGCTCAACGACGATCAGGTGCGCGAAGTGGTCGGCGAGCTCGGTGAGCATGCCAAGGCCGGAACCGTCATCGCGATCCATTCGACGATCGAGCCGGGCACCGCCGGAGAACTGGCAGACCAGTTGCGCAGCAGGAGTATTCACGTCGTGGATGCCCCTGTCAGCGGTGGAGCCGGTGCGGCAGACAAGGGCGAACTGGCCGTGATGGTCGGAGCGGACGACGAGGCCTACGACATCGTCAAGCCGGTGTTCAAGAAGTGGGCCTCGATGGTGGTGCGGGCCGGTGAACCCGGTGCGGGCACCCGGATGAAGCTGGCCCGAAACATGCTGACCTTCGTCGGCTTCGCCGCCGCGTGTGAGGCGCAACGCTTGGCGGAGGCGGCCGGCATCGATCTGCAGAAGCTCGGCCGGGTGGTCCGGCACAGCGACGCGCAGAGCGGCGGACCCGGCGCGATCATGGCACGCGACGACACCGCTCCGCTGCCCGCAGACCACTTCCTGTACGACATGTTCGTCCACACCCGGGGGCTGGGGGAGAAGGACCTGCGCCTGGCCTTGCGCCTCGGTGAGGCCAACGGGGTGCAGCTTCCGCTGGCCGAAATCGCCTTGCGGGATCTGGCCGCCGGCCTCGGCGTGCCACACACGACCTCGACGGTGAAGGAGTAA
- a CDS encoding SDR family oxidoreductase: MGLYGDQFKEKVAIVTGAGGGIGQAYAEALAREGAAVVVADINTEGAQKVVDGIKGEGGTALAVRVDVSDPDSAKEMAAQTLSEFGGIDYLVNNAAIFGGMKLDFLITVDWDYYKKFMSVNLDGALVCTRAVYRKMAKRGGGAIVNQSSTAAWLYSNFYGLAKAGVNSLTQQLATELGGQNIRVNAIAPGPIDTEANRTTTPQEMVADIVKGIPLSRMGETDDLVGMCLFLLSDQAKWVTGQIFNVDGGQIIR, translated from the coding sequence GTGGGACTTTACGGAGACCAGTTCAAGGAGAAGGTGGCGATCGTCACCGGGGCGGGCGGTGGTATCGGCCAGGCCTACGCCGAGGCGTTGGCGCGCGAAGGCGCAGCGGTGGTTGTCGCCGACATCAACACCGAGGGCGCCCAGAAGGTCGTCGACGGGATCAAGGGTGAGGGCGGTACGGCCTTGGCGGTCAGGGTCGACGTCTCGGACCCCGACTCTGCCAAAGAGATGGCCGCCCAGACTCTCTCGGAGTTCGGCGGCATCGACTACCTGGTCAACAACGCGGCGATCTTCGGCGGTATGAAACTGGACTTCCTGATCACCGTCGACTGGGACTACTACAAGAAGTTCATGAGCGTGAACCTCGACGGCGCGCTGGTGTGCACCCGCGCGGTGTACCGCAAGATGGCCAAACGCGGCGGAGGCGCGATCGTCAACCAGTCCTCGACCGCGGCCTGGCTCTACTCGAACTTCTACGGACTGGCCAAGGCCGGCGTCAACAGCCTGACCCAGCAGCTGGCCACCGAACTGGGCGGTCAGAACATCCGGGTCAACGCGATCGCCCCGGGGCCCATCGACACCGAGGCCAACCGGACGACGACGCCGCAGGAGATGGTGGCCGACATCGTCAAGGGAATCCCGTTGTCGCGCATGGGTGAAACCGACGACCTCGTCGGGATGTGCCTGTTCCTGCTGTCTGATCAGGCCAAGTGGGTGACCGGGCAGATCTTCAACGTCGACGGCGGACAGATCATCAGATGA
- a CDS encoding aldehyde dehydrogenase — translation MAILADRESRLLIDGKLVTGSAGTFPTANPATEETLGVAADASAEDMGAAIAAARRAFDDTDWSTNTELRVRCLRQLQQAMRDHIEDLRELTIAEVGAPRMLTSAAQLEGPVEDLSFCADTAESYQWSSDLGIASPMGIKTRRTIAREAVGVVGAITPWNFPHQINLAKIGPALAAGNTLVLKPAPDTPWAAAVLGELVAEHTDFPAGVVNIVTASDHSVGALLSKDPRVDMVSFTGSTNTGRTVMADGAATLKKVFLELGGKSAFLVLDDADLAGACSMAAFTASMHAGQGCAITTRLVVPRNRYDEAVEAAAATMGGLKPGDPNDAGTICGPLISERQRDRVQGYLDSASAEGGRFACGGGRPASRDTGFFIEPTVIAGLDNTAKVAREEIFGPVLTVIAHDGDDDALRIANDSPYGLSGTVFSADADRAAGIAARMRVGTVNVNGGVWYSADMPFGGYKQSGIGREMGLAGFEEYLEIKAIATAAQ, via the coding sequence ATGGCAATCCTGGCCGATCGCGAGAGCCGGCTGCTCATCGACGGCAAGCTCGTCACCGGCAGTGCGGGCACCTTCCCCACAGCCAATCCCGCCACCGAGGAAACGCTGGGCGTTGCAGCCGATGCGAGCGCCGAGGACATGGGTGCGGCCATCGCGGCGGCGCGGCGGGCGTTCGACGACACGGACTGGTCGACGAACACCGAGCTGCGGGTGCGTTGCCTGCGTCAGCTGCAGCAGGCGATGCGTGACCACATCGAGGACCTTCGGGAGCTGACCATCGCCGAGGTCGGCGCACCCCGGATGCTGACCTCGGCCGCGCAGCTCGAGGGACCTGTCGAGGACCTGAGCTTCTGCGCCGACACCGCCGAGTCCTACCAGTGGTCCAGTGACCTCGGGATCGCCTCACCGATGGGCATCAAGACCCGCCGCACCATCGCGCGCGAAGCCGTCGGGGTCGTCGGCGCGATCACGCCGTGGAACTTCCCGCACCAGATCAACCTCGCCAAGATCGGTCCCGCGCTGGCGGCGGGAAACACGTTGGTGCTCAAGCCTGCTCCGGACACGCCGTGGGCTGCGGCAGTTCTCGGCGAACTGGTCGCCGAGCACACCGACTTTCCGGCGGGTGTCGTCAACATCGTCACCGCGAGCGATCACAGCGTCGGTGCGCTGCTGTCGAAGGATCCCAGGGTCGACATGGTGTCGTTCACCGGGTCGACCAACACCGGCCGGACCGTGATGGCCGACGGCGCGGCGACGTTGAAGAAGGTGTTCCTCGAACTCGGCGGCAAGTCGGCGTTCCTCGTGCTCGACGACGCCGACCTCGCCGGAGCGTGCTCGATGGCGGCCTTCACCGCGTCGATGCATGCCGGCCAGGGCTGCGCGATAACCACCCGCCTGGTGGTACCGCGGAACCGGTACGACGAGGCCGTGGAAGCGGCCGCCGCCACCATGGGTGGTCTCAAGCCCGGGGATCCGAACGACGCGGGCACGATCTGCGGCCCGCTGATCTCCGAGCGCCAACGCGACCGGGTGCAGGGCTACCTCGATTCGGCGAGCGCCGAGGGCGGCCGGTTCGCCTGCGGCGGAGGGCGTCCCGCGAGCCGGGACACCGGCTTCTTCATCGAGCCGACGGTGATCGCCGGGCTGGACAACACCGCCAAGGTGGCCCGGGAGGAGATCTTCGGTCCGGTGCTGACCGTCATCGCCCACGACGGCGACGACGACGCCCTGCGCATCGCCAACGACTCGCCGTACGGGCTGTCGGGCACCGTGTTCTCGGCCGATGCCGACCGGGCCGCCGGCATCGCCGCCCGGATGCGCGTCGGCACCGTCAACGTCAACGGTGGCGTCTGGTATTCGGCGGACATGCCGTTCGGTGGCTACAAGCAGTCCGGCATCGGCAGGGAGATGGGCCTGGCCGGGTTCGAGGAATACCTCGAGATCAAGGCCATCGCCACAGCAGCGCAGTAA
- a CDS encoding TetR/AcrR family transcriptional regulator, with translation MSSDAVAALTDPTQGPPRNRRQEETFRKVLSAGIEMLRESSYADLTVRAVAARAKVAPATAYTYFSSKNHLIAEVYLDLIRKVDYFTDVNDTTSSRVEKTLRAMALTVADEPEVAAACTTALLSGNDAAVRTVRERIGGEIHRRIRAAVGPDPDPRTLAALEMTFFGALVNAGSGAFTYHQIADRLSYVVGLIVGDDK, from the coding sequence GTGTCCAGTGATGCTGTTGCTGCGCTCACAGATCCGACGCAGGGACCACCGCGCAACCGGCGGCAGGAAGAAACGTTCCGCAAGGTGCTCTCCGCCGGGATCGAGATGCTGCGCGAATCGTCCTACGCGGACCTGACGGTGCGTGCCGTGGCAGCCCGGGCGAAAGTGGCCCCGGCAACGGCGTACACCTACTTCTCGTCGAAGAACCACCTCATCGCCGAGGTCTACCTCGACCTGATTCGCAAGGTCGACTACTTCACGGATGTCAACGACACGACTAGCAGCCGGGTCGAGAAGACCCTGCGGGCGATGGCGCTGACGGTCGCCGACGAACCGGAGGTCGCCGCGGCGTGCACGACGGCGCTGTTGTCCGGCAATGACGCAGCGGTGCGCACGGTGCGGGAGCGTATCGGCGGCGAGATCCACCGCCGCATCCGGGCCGCGGTCGGCCCGGACCCGGACCCTCGAACCCTGGCCGCGCTGGAGATGACGTTCTTCGGTGCGCTGGTCAATGCCGGCAGCGGCGCATTCACCTACCACCAGATCGCCGATCGCCTGAGCTACGTGGTCGGTCTCATCGTCGGAGACGATAAATGA